ccagttggtccgcgcaggatctgggtgcatggcagggatcccgtcaggacctgtcgctttctgagggttcactttcaagaaggccaatctggcttTGGAGGCTGGGACGGTGGGCATGGGTGTgaccaaggctgctggggcagatgacagaggtttgttggtttcctgctcgaaataagcatagaatgcattgagtttgtcgggaaggggtgcgctgttgctaaagatcctactcagctttgctttttagcgcattatgttgtttaagcctcgccacaatcgatgagagtccatgattctcgcttagtctgggcaactcttctgttgtctcttggctaccctgttggctttgcagaggtcatacctagatttttttgtactgacttgaacgcctcagacgtggccttcagtcgggagtgaatctcccgattaaaccatggtttctggttgggtaatgtacgtactaccttctttgacacacaatcttctacacacttactgatgaagtctgtgatggtgctggcatactcatttaggttaactgccgagttcttgaatatggaccagtcacgtaagagctcttctgttgcctcagaccagcattgcacaaccttcaTAACCAGATTCtccagcttaagtttctgcttaaggagcgccatcttgtggtccgattttacgaagtgcggtcaggggatggatcatcaggcgcccttgatgtttgtgtagcagtggtcaaggatgttggggcccctgtcgggacaggagatgtgttgggggAATTTGGGCAGtgcactcgaggttggcctggttaaaatcctcggccacgatgaacaaggcctccgggtattcggcttcattgttatttatagcggttacaattcatcaagcgccttcttcacttccgcctggcgtGGGATGTAGATcgctgtgatgatggcagaagtgaattcCGTGGACGGCAGTGTGGAcagcacttcacagtcgggtattccaggtccggggagcagtagttcgccagagtCCGCAATTACAGCACCAGGAGTTGGCGAGGAGACAAACActttcacccactccaggttcagtcataggtcatagaatttacagcgcagaaggaggccattcggcccatcgagtctgcaccggctcttggaaagagcaccctacccaaggtcaacacctccaccctatccccataacccagtaaccccacccaacactaagggcaatttgaacactaagggcgatttatcatggccaatccacctaacctgcacatctttggactgtgggaggaaaccggagcacccggaggaaacccacgcacacacggggaggatgtgcagactccgcacagacagtgacccaggccggaatcgaacctgggaccctggagctgtgaagcaattgtgctacccactatgctaccgagctgcccagtcctggatgtgattaacagcagaatccaatccaacATCACTTGTGAACCATTTGGTGTCTCagtatgttggacgactgagtgaatccctccccacagtgagagcaggtgaatggcctctttcaagtgtgaactcgctggtgtatccgcaatctggatgatgtttgaaacctctttgtgcagtgagagcaaatgaacggtctctcctcagtgtgaatgcgctggtgttccatcagtacctgaGATCTTTGAAACccgctcccacagtcggagcatttaaacggtctctcattgctgtgagtgacattgtggctcagcaggtgatgatcgagtgaatcttttcccagtcggagaggtgaacgggctctcaacggtgtgacctcgctcgtgtttcatcaggttggatgaggttctaaagcactttgtgcagtgagagcagctgaacggtttcgcctcagagtgaacacgctggtgggacatcagtcgctgtgagcttttgaaacccctccagcagtcagagcatttaaagggcctgctcttggtgtgagtgacattgtggctacgcaggccggataattgagtgaatcccatatcacacacagtgcagatgtatggcttctccccggtgtgaactctctggtgtctctgcaggttggataactgaacgaatcccttcccacagtcagagcaggtgaatggcatctccccggtgtgaactcgttcgtgtctccgcaggttgccaatgtcagtgaatccctttttacactgagagcagttgaaaggcctctctccagtgtgaactcgttcgtgtttccgcaggttgccaatgtcattgaatctcatttcacactgaaagcaggtgaaaggcctttctccagtgtgaacccgttcgtgtttccgcaagttgccaatgtcagtgaatccctttttacactgagagcagatgaaaggcctctctccagtgtgaactcgttcgtgcctccgcaggctgctaatgtcagtgaatccctttccacactgagagcaggtgaacggcct
This portion of the Scyliorhinus torazame isolate Kashiwa2021f chromosome 5, sScyTor2.1, whole genome shotgun sequence genome encodes:
- the LOC140420532 gene encoding uncharacterized protein, whose amino-acid sequence is MEKPWKCEDCGKGFRAPHELARHQRSHTGERPFTCSQCGKGFTDISSLRRHERVHTGERPFICSQCKKGFTDIGNLRKHERVHTGERPFTCFQCEMRFNDIGNLRKHERVHTGERPFNCSQCKKGFTDIGNLRRHERVHTGEMPFTCSDCGKGFVQLSNLQRHQRVHTGEKPYICTVCDMGFTQLSGLRSHNVTHTKSRPFKCSDCWRGFKSSQRLMSHQRVHSEAKPFSCSHCTKCFRTSSNLMKHERGHTVESPFTSPTGKRFTRSSPAEPQCHSQQ